The nucleotide window GCCGGTGATCTGGAATCCGGTGGAAGATCTCGTCGAGTCGTCGCCGCCCTCCGCCGCGACCGAGGCCACGTCATCCAGCCAGGTGTAAGGCGGCAGGGCCTTGGTGATCGCGTCCAGGAGGTGCGGCCACACATAGCGGTCGCGGTCGATGTCCCGGATCACCACGATCTGGCGCTGGACCGTGTCGCGCCTGGCCTCGAAGCCCTGGCGTACCCGCAGCACCTGCTCGAGCCGATGGGCATCCGCCTTGGCCGACTCGAGCCGCGGCTCAAGCTTGGAGATGGTGGAGCGCCGCGGCAGATAGAAGAACGCCATCAGGATCGCGATCACCGCCCAGCTCGCCACGCACGCGATGAGCCAGGGATCCTTCACCGCGGTGAGCATCGCCTTGAAGTCGGGCATCTGGAACGAGGCGCCCTTACCG belongs to Gemmatimonadales bacterium and includes:
- a CDS encoding PilN domain-containing protein, with protein sequence MIEINLLPGAGKRRGGKGASFQMPDFKAMLTAVKDPWLIACVASWAVIAILMAFFYLPRRSTISKLEPRLESAKADAHRLEQVLRVRQGFEARRDTVQRQIVVIRDIDRDRYVWPHLLDAITKALPPYTWLDDVASVAAEGGDDSTRSSTGFQITGKSADIQAITRFVRNLEESPFIEGASTRSTGAVNEQGRDVFTYIIAARYQVPDSSILTMQPLAASVVRGVRSGGGARGARGR